One window from the genome of Sesamum indicum cultivar Zhongzhi No. 13 linkage group LG15, S_indicum_v1.0, whole genome shotgun sequence encodes:
- the LOC105177226 gene encoding ribonuclease S-2-like has translation MKTSHHHPFYVLLFLLLCSYGSASSNSYNHLLLVYTWPNTFCLDRSVTCKKPVPQNFALHGLWPANKSGKSLVYCSKTGSISQALQKYERQLEICWSSLRRDFTNREFWQYQWNKHGTCVLPRMNVSRYLQVIIAQGRRFNLLRALLSQNIMPNGSSYPRSSVEAAILLETRGQKFYISCQNFRNGVLIKEIYICLDANGRKVIHCPYSNNPRGCGRSMKLVFPGPASRI, from the exons ATGAAAACATCTCATCATCATCCCTTTTATGTCctcctctttcttctcttatGCTCCTATGGCTCTGCATCAAGTAATTCATATAATCACCTTCTGCTAGTGTACACATGGCCCAATACATTCTGCCTGGACAGAAGCGTAACATGTAAAAAACCTGTGCCCCAGAATTTTGCTTTGCATGGACTTTGGCCAGCTAACAAATCTGGGAAAAGTTTGGTATATTGTTCCAAGACTGGAAGCATATCTCAGGCT TTACAGAAATATGAGAGACAACTGGAGATTTGTTGGTCATCACTTAGGAGGGATTTCACAAACAGAGAATTCTGGCAATACCAGTGGAACAAACACGGAACCTGCGTGCTGCCAAGAATGAATGTATCACGTTATTTACAAGTGATTATTGCACAAGGAAGAAGATTCAACTTGTTGAGGGCTTTATTGTCTCAAAATATCATGCCTAATGGCTCTTCCTACCCCAGGTCGAGTGTTGAGGCTGCTATCCTGCTGGAAACAAGGGGCCAGAAATTCTATATATCGTGccaaaatttcagaaatggTGTTttgatcaaagaaatttatatcTGTCTAGATGCTAACGGACGCAAAGTCATACATTGCCCCTACAGCAATAATCCAAGAGGATGTGGTAGGAGCATGAAGCTTGTCTTCCCTGGTCCTGCATCCAGAATATGA
- the LOC105177227 gene encoding uncharacterized protein LOC105177227 isoform X1, whose translation MAALLPSAPVLQFTFKGKLGSCRLAPFSLHDKKRTRFQYKPFFVKAMCACSSSSKSQKKQVWIWTEKKEVMTAAVERGWSTFIFQPDFRQLADEWSSIALLSPLFIEDGGIFDGEHIKVANIFEISSPEELEKLQLLTEQVENVVVNLLDWQVIPAENIVAAIQGTQRTVFAISKTSSEAQIFFEALEQGLGGVVLKTGDVEAIFELKDYLDRRNNEGSFLELTKSTITNIQMVGMGDRVCVDLCSLMKPGEGLLVGSFARGLFLVHSECLESNYISSRPFRVNAGPVHAYVAVPGGKTSYLSELKAGKEVLIVDQNGKQRTAIIGRVKIETRPLILVEAKTDQDCQTSYSILLQNAETVALISSSGGRHQHTAIPVTSLKLGDEILLRVQGGARHTGIEIQEFIVEK comes from the exons ATGGCTGCACTGTTGCCGTCGGCTCCTGTACTCCAATTCACCTTCAAAG GCAAATTGGGAAGTTGCAGATTGGCCCCTTTTTCACTTCACGATAAGAAGAGAACCCGATTCCAATACAAGCCTTTTTTTGTGAAAGCAATGTGTGCGTGTAGTTCTTCTTCAAAGTCACAAAAGAAGCAAGTATGGATATGGACGGAGAAGAAAGAGGTCATGACTGCTGCTGTTGAAAGGGGATGGAGTACTTTTATCTTTCAACCTGACTTCCGTCAACTTGCCGATGAGTGGTCCT CTATTGCGTTATTATCTCCTCTATTCATTGAGGATGGAGGGATCTTTGATGGTGAGCACATCAAAGTCGCAAATATCTTTGAGATCTCTTCTCCTGAGGAATTGGAGAAACTCCAACTGCTGACTGAACAAGTAGAAAATGTTGTTGTTAATCTACTGGACTGGCAG GTGATACCTGCAGAAAATATTGTTGCAGCAATTCAAGGCACTCAGAGAACAGTCTTTGCCATCTCAAAGACATCATCTGAAGCTCAAATCTTCTTTGAG GCCTTGGAGCAGGGCTTGGGTGGTGTGGTTTTGAAGACTGGGGATGTCGAAGCCATCTTTGAGCTGAAG GATTATCTAGACAGAAGAAACAACGAGGGCAGTTTTCTGGAATTGACAAAATCCACAATAACTAATATCCAAATGGTTGGAATGGGTGACCGTGTTTGTGTTGATCTCTGCAGCCTAATGAAACCTGGTGAAGGCCTTCTG GTTGGATCCTTTGCAAGAGGGCTCTTTCTCGTGCATTCAGAATGCTTAGAGTCTAATTACATATCTAGCAGGCCTTTTCGGGTCAATGCG GGTCCAGTCCATGCCTATGTTGCTGTTCCAGGGGGCAAAACTAGCTACCTTTCAGAATTAAAAGCCGGCAAAGAGGTACTCATTGTTGACCAAAATGGGAAACAGAGAACAGCCATCATTGGTCGTGTGAAGATAGAGACTAGGCCACTAATTCTTGTTGAGGCAAAG ACAGATCAGGATTGCCAAACTTCTTACAGTATTCTCTTACAAAATGCTGAAACGGTTGCGTTAATCTCATCCTCTGGAG GACGACATCAACATACAGCAATTCCTGTGACGTCGCTGAAATTAGGTGATGAAATTTTGCTGAGAGTACAGGGAGGTGCTCGCCACACTGGGATAGAAATACAAGAGTTCATTGTTGAGAAATGA
- the LOC105177227 gene encoding uncharacterized protein LOC105177227 isoform X2: MAALLPSAPVLQFTFKGKLGSCRLAPFSLHDKKRTRFQYKPFFVKAMCACSSSSKSQKKQVWIWTEKKEVMTAAVERGWSTFIFQPDFRQLADEWSSIALLSPLFIEDGGIFDGEHIKVANIFEISSPEELEKLQLLTEQVENVVVNLLDWQVIPAENIVAAIQGTQRTVFAISKTSSEAQIFFEALEQGLGGVVLKTGDVEAIFELKDYLDRRNNEGSFLELTKSTITNIQMVGMGDRVCVDLCSLMKPGEGLLVGSFARGLFLVHSECLESNYISSRPFRVNAGPVHAYVAVPGGKTSYLSELKAGKEVLIVDQNGKQRTAIIGRVKIETRPLILVETDQDCQTSYSILLQNAETVALISSSGGRHQHTAIPVTSLKLGDEILLRVQGGARHTGIEIQEFIVEK, translated from the exons ATGGCTGCACTGTTGCCGTCGGCTCCTGTACTCCAATTCACCTTCAAAG GCAAATTGGGAAGTTGCAGATTGGCCCCTTTTTCACTTCACGATAAGAAGAGAACCCGATTCCAATACAAGCCTTTTTTTGTGAAAGCAATGTGTGCGTGTAGTTCTTCTTCAAAGTCACAAAAGAAGCAAGTATGGATATGGACGGAGAAGAAAGAGGTCATGACTGCTGCTGTTGAAAGGGGATGGAGTACTTTTATCTTTCAACCTGACTTCCGTCAACTTGCCGATGAGTGGTCCT CTATTGCGTTATTATCTCCTCTATTCATTGAGGATGGAGGGATCTTTGATGGTGAGCACATCAAAGTCGCAAATATCTTTGAGATCTCTTCTCCTGAGGAATTGGAGAAACTCCAACTGCTGACTGAACAAGTAGAAAATGTTGTTGTTAATCTACTGGACTGGCAG GTGATACCTGCAGAAAATATTGTTGCAGCAATTCAAGGCACTCAGAGAACAGTCTTTGCCATCTCAAAGACATCATCTGAAGCTCAAATCTTCTTTGAG GCCTTGGAGCAGGGCTTGGGTGGTGTGGTTTTGAAGACTGGGGATGTCGAAGCCATCTTTGAGCTGAAG GATTATCTAGACAGAAGAAACAACGAGGGCAGTTTTCTGGAATTGACAAAATCCACAATAACTAATATCCAAATGGTTGGAATGGGTGACCGTGTTTGTGTTGATCTCTGCAGCCTAATGAAACCTGGTGAAGGCCTTCTG GTTGGATCCTTTGCAAGAGGGCTCTTTCTCGTGCATTCAGAATGCTTAGAGTCTAATTACATATCTAGCAGGCCTTTTCGGGTCAATGCG GGTCCAGTCCATGCCTATGTTGCTGTTCCAGGGGGCAAAACTAGCTACCTTTCAGAATTAAAAGCCGGCAAAGAGGTACTCATTGTTGACCAAAATGGGAAACAGAGAACAGCCATCATTGGTCGTGTGAAGATAGAGACTAGGCCACTAATTCTTGTTGAG ACAGATCAGGATTGCCAAACTTCTTACAGTATTCTCTTACAAAATGCTGAAACGGTTGCGTTAATCTCATCCTCTGGAG GACGACATCAACATACAGCAATTCCTGTGACGTCGCTGAAATTAGGTGATGAAATTTTGCTGAGAGTACAGGGAGGTGCTCGCCACACTGGGATAGAAATACAAGAGTTCATTGTTGAGAAATGA
- the LOC105177227 gene encoding uncharacterized protein LOC105177227 isoform X3, which produces MAALLPSAPVLQFTFKGKLGSCRLAPFSLHDKKRTRFQYKPFFVKAMCACSSSSKSQKKQVWIWTEKKEVMTAAVERGWSTFIFQPDFRQLADEWSSIALLSPLFIEDGGIFDGEHIKVANIFEISSPEELEKLQLLTEQVENVVVNLLDWQVIPAENIVAAIQGTQRTVFAISKTSSEAQIFFEALEQGLGGVVLKTGDVEAIFELKDYLDRRNNEGSFLELTKSTITNIQMVGMGDRVCVDLCSLMKPGEGLLVGSFARGLFLVHSECLESNYISSRPFRVNAGPVHAYVAVPGGKTSYLSELKAGKETDQDCQTSYSILLQNAETVALISSSGGRHQHTAIPVTSLKLGDEILLRVQGGARHTGIEIQEFIVEK; this is translated from the exons ATGGCTGCACTGTTGCCGTCGGCTCCTGTACTCCAATTCACCTTCAAAG GCAAATTGGGAAGTTGCAGATTGGCCCCTTTTTCACTTCACGATAAGAAGAGAACCCGATTCCAATACAAGCCTTTTTTTGTGAAAGCAATGTGTGCGTGTAGTTCTTCTTCAAAGTCACAAAAGAAGCAAGTATGGATATGGACGGAGAAGAAAGAGGTCATGACTGCTGCTGTTGAAAGGGGATGGAGTACTTTTATCTTTCAACCTGACTTCCGTCAACTTGCCGATGAGTGGTCCT CTATTGCGTTATTATCTCCTCTATTCATTGAGGATGGAGGGATCTTTGATGGTGAGCACATCAAAGTCGCAAATATCTTTGAGATCTCTTCTCCTGAGGAATTGGAGAAACTCCAACTGCTGACTGAACAAGTAGAAAATGTTGTTGTTAATCTACTGGACTGGCAG GTGATACCTGCAGAAAATATTGTTGCAGCAATTCAAGGCACTCAGAGAACAGTCTTTGCCATCTCAAAGACATCATCTGAAGCTCAAATCTTCTTTGAG GCCTTGGAGCAGGGCTTGGGTGGTGTGGTTTTGAAGACTGGGGATGTCGAAGCCATCTTTGAGCTGAAG GATTATCTAGACAGAAGAAACAACGAGGGCAGTTTTCTGGAATTGACAAAATCCACAATAACTAATATCCAAATGGTTGGAATGGGTGACCGTGTTTGTGTTGATCTCTGCAGCCTAATGAAACCTGGTGAAGGCCTTCTG GTTGGATCCTTTGCAAGAGGGCTCTTTCTCGTGCATTCAGAATGCTTAGAGTCTAATTACATATCTAGCAGGCCTTTTCGGGTCAATGCG GGTCCAGTCCATGCCTATGTTGCTGTTCCAGGGGGCAAAACTAGCTACCTTTCAGAATTAAAAGCCGGCAAAGAG ACAGATCAGGATTGCCAAACTTCTTACAGTATTCTCTTACAAAATGCTGAAACGGTTGCGTTAATCTCATCCTCTGGAG GACGACATCAACATACAGCAATTCCTGTGACGTCGCTGAAATTAGGTGATGAAATTTTGCTGAGAGTACAGGGAGGTGCTCGCCACACTGGGATAGAAATACAAGAGTTCATTGTTGAGAAATGA
- the LOC105177227 gene encoding uncharacterized protein LOC105177227 isoform X4 codes for MCACSSSSKSQKKQVWIWTEKKEVMTAAVERGWSTFIFQPDFRQLADEWSSIALLSPLFIEDGGIFDGEHIKVANIFEISSPEELEKLQLLTEQVENVVVNLLDWQVIPAENIVAAIQGTQRTVFAISKTSSEAQIFFEALEQGLGGVVLKTGDVEAIFELKDYLDRRNNEGSFLELTKSTITNIQMVGMGDRVCVDLCSLMKPGEGLLVGSFARGLFLVHSECLESNYISSRPFRVNAGPVHAYVAVPGGKTSYLSELKAGKEVLIVDQNGKQRTAIIGRVKIETRPLILVEAKTDQDCQTSYSILLQNAETVALISSSGGRHQHTAIPVTSLKLGDEILLRVQGGARHTGIEIQEFIVEK; via the exons ATGTGTGCGTGTAGTTCTTCTTCAAAGTCACAAAAGAAGCAAGTATGGATATGGACGGAGAAGAAAGAGGTCATGACTGCTGCTGTTGAAAGGGGATGGAGTACTTTTATCTTTCAACCTGACTTCCGTCAACTTGCCGATGAGTGGTCCT CTATTGCGTTATTATCTCCTCTATTCATTGAGGATGGAGGGATCTTTGATGGTGAGCACATCAAAGTCGCAAATATCTTTGAGATCTCTTCTCCTGAGGAATTGGAGAAACTCCAACTGCTGACTGAACAAGTAGAAAATGTTGTTGTTAATCTACTGGACTGGCAG GTGATACCTGCAGAAAATATTGTTGCAGCAATTCAAGGCACTCAGAGAACAGTCTTTGCCATCTCAAAGACATCATCTGAAGCTCAAATCTTCTTTGAG GCCTTGGAGCAGGGCTTGGGTGGTGTGGTTTTGAAGACTGGGGATGTCGAAGCCATCTTTGAGCTGAAG GATTATCTAGACAGAAGAAACAACGAGGGCAGTTTTCTGGAATTGACAAAATCCACAATAACTAATATCCAAATGGTTGGAATGGGTGACCGTGTTTGTGTTGATCTCTGCAGCCTAATGAAACCTGGTGAAGGCCTTCTG GTTGGATCCTTTGCAAGAGGGCTCTTTCTCGTGCATTCAGAATGCTTAGAGTCTAATTACATATCTAGCAGGCCTTTTCGGGTCAATGCG GGTCCAGTCCATGCCTATGTTGCTGTTCCAGGGGGCAAAACTAGCTACCTTTCAGAATTAAAAGCCGGCAAAGAGGTACTCATTGTTGACCAAAATGGGAAACAGAGAACAGCCATCATTGGTCGTGTGAAGATAGAGACTAGGCCACTAATTCTTGTTGAGGCAAAG ACAGATCAGGATTGCCAAACTTCTTACAGTATTCTCTTACAAAATGCTGAAACGGTTGCGTTAATCTCATCCTCTGGAG GACGACATCAACATACAGCAATTCCTGTGACGTCGCTGAAATTAGGTGATGAAATTTTGCTGAGAGTACAGGGAGGTGCTCGCCACACTGGGATAGAAATACAAGAGTTCATTGTTGAGAAATGA